A genomic segment from Daphnia pulex isolate KAP4 chromosome 5, ASM2113471v1 encodes:
- the LOC124194787 gene encoding ankyrin repeat domain-containing protein 50-like isoform X2, protein MKVQYDEDNILGRGCYSIVFRGTFNRQPVAVKRIQLIDARGNGEDEADLASLHHPNVAKLLHSESDTHFKYYALELCAASLDQLFLSDQDPKKYRGAMPPYDLIVILQLATGLEYIHSKDLVHGDVRPENVLISAGTAGSRQRVLLKWADFGLCRAEETSEKWKRSNWVAPEMIDQAENESRRHIHRLVRTDTVESDIFSEGCVFFYFLMGGIHPFGPHWEITSNVVKNKPVNFKKLLNGHFARAIIQMMLEPEPEDRLTSAEVVQQLSVIMKPQEFQQRGLELLELCANPDPDVEQICQLIDEGVDLNCTGEEGMTPLLLLCRWNQTEQLHTCLKLLLVERKHQYTPVDVNCRDNNGWNALLFLCRHYPREDLFEIVDLLIRHGIQVNCKNEDGENALLFLCQYYSNDNLIDIVQLLIEKDIEIDGCDNNGWNALLYLSLHYSNENLIDIVDLLIHRGINVNCTNNYGNNALRYLCQYYSKDNLVSIVQLLLRNGIDVNCRNNYGNDALRYLCQYYSRDDLVAIIQLLIEHGIDLKIRNHEGWNALLTVCQYYLNDNLVDVVQLLIQHGIDVNGKNKDGWNALMLLCRYYANEHLIDIVQLLIEKGIDLNSRTLNGSNALLILCANYPKDNLIAIVKLLTRHGIDAHCKDSDGGNAVRYVRRWYKGANVLEITQLLINNGCICET, encoded by the exons ATGAAAGTGCAGTACGACGAAGATAACATTCTGGGCCGTGGGTGCTACTCCATCGTCTtccgcgggacttttaatcgcCAACCGGTGGCCGTCAAGAGAATCCAGTTGATTGACGCCAGAGGTAACGGAGAGGATGAAGCCGATTTGGCCAGTCTTCATCACCCGAACGTCGCCAAACTCTTACATTCAGAAAGCGACACGCATTTCAAGTACTACGCCCTGGAATTATGCGCCGCCTCGCTGGATCAGCTCTTCCTCAGCGATCAGGATCCCAAGAAATACCGCGGAGCGATGCCGCCCTACGATCTCATCGTCATACTCCAACTGGCCACCGGCCTCGAGTACATCCATTCCAAAGATCTGGTCCACGGCGACGTCCGCCCAGAAAATGTCTTGATCTCGGCGGGCACGGCCGGCAGCCGTCAGAGAGTTCTCCTGAAATGGGCCGATTTCGGACTGTGTCGGGCAGAAGAGACGAGCGAAAAATGGAAGAGATCCAACTGGGTGGCACCCGAAATGATTGATCAGGCAGAAAACGAAAGTCGTCGTCATATCCATCGACTAGTGCGGACGGATACCGTGGAGAGTGACATCTTCTCCGAAGGTTGCGTGTTCTTCTACTTCCTAATGGGCGGGATCCATCCGTTCGGTCCTCACTGGGAAATCACCTCGAACGTCGTCAAAAATAAACCcgtcaatttcaaaa aattGTTGAACGGACATTTTGCTCGTGCCATCATTCAGATGATGCTGGAACCGGAGCCGGAGGATCGTTTGACGTCGGCAGAAGTCGTCCAGCAGCTGAGCGTCATCATGAAGCCTCAAGAG TTTCAACAAAGAGGACTAGAACTGTTGGAATTATGCGCCAACCCCGATCCGGATGTCGAACAAATTTGCCAGTTGATTGACGAAGGTGTCGACCTCAACTGCACCGGAGAAGAGGGCATGACGCCGTTGCTCTTGCTCTGCCGCTGGAACCAAACCGAACAACTTCACACCTGTCTAAAACTGCTGCTGGTCGAACGAAAGCATCAGTACACTCCGGTTGACGTCAATTGTCGCGACAATAACGGCTGGAACGCACTCCTATTCCTTTGCCGCCATTATCCCAGGGAAGACCTGTTTGAAATTGTCGATTTGCTTATCCGGCACGGCATCCAAGTCAATTGCAAGAACGAAGATGGGGAGAATgcccttctctttctctgccAATATTACTCCAACGACAATTTGATCGATATAGTCCAACTCTTGATCGAAAAAGATATCGAAATCGACGGCTGTGACAACAACGGCTGGAACGCCCTGCTTTACTTGTCCTTACattattccaatgaaaatttgatcGACATTGTCGATTTGCTCATTCACCGCGGCATCAACGTGAATTGCACCAACAACTACGGCAACAACGCTTTGCGCTACCTGTGCCAGTATTACTCCAAAGATAATTTAGTCAGCATTGTCCAGCTCTTGCTACGAAACGGCATCGACGTCAACTGCAGAAATAATTACGGAAACGACGCTCTCAGATACCTGTGCCAGTACTACAGCAGGGACGACCTGGTGGCCATCATTCAACTGTTGATTGAGCACGGGATCGACTTGAAGATCAGAAATCACGAAGGCTGGAACGCTCTTTTGACCGTGTGTCAGTATTATCTCAATGACAATCTTGTCGACGTCGTCCAATTGTTGATTCAGCACGGAATCGACGTCAACGGGAAGAACAAGGACGGCTGGAACGCTTTAATGCTGCTGTGTCGCTATTACGCCAATGAGCATTTGATTGACATTGTCCAGTTGCTCATTGAGAAAGGCATCGATTTGAACAGCAGAACATTGAACGGATCCAACGCCCTTTTAATTTTGTGTGCCAACTACCCGAAAGATAATTTGATCGCCATCGTGAAATTATTGACCCGACACGGGATTGACGCCCATTGCAAGGACAGTGATGGGGGCAATGCAGTCAGATACGTGCGACGCTGGTACAAAGGTGCCAACGTTTTGGAAATAACTCAATTGTTGATTAACAACGGTTGCATTTGCGAAACTTGA
- the LOC124194787 gene encoding ankyrin repeat domain-containing protein 50-like isoform X1, producing the protein MKVQYDEDNILGRGCYSIVFRGTFNRQPVAVKRIQLIDARGNGEDEADLASLHHPNVAKLLHSESDTHFKYYALELCAASLDQLFLSDQDPKKYRGAMPPYDLIVILQLATGLEYIHSKDLVHGDVRPENVLISAGTAGSRQRVLLKWADFGLCRAEETSEKWKRSNWVAPEMIDQAENESRRHIHRLVRTDTVESDIFSEGCVFFYFLMGGIHPFGPHWEITSNVVKNKPVNFKKLLNGHFARAIIQMMLEPEPEDRLTSAEVVQQLSVIMKPQEVMNNDYDDDDDEQFQQRGLELLELCANPDPDVEQICQLIDEGVDLNCTGEEGMTPLLLLCRWNQTEQLHTCLKLLLVERKHQYTPVDVNCRDNNGWNALLFLCRHYPREDLFEIVDLLIRHGIQVNCKNEDGENALLFLCQYYSNDNLIDIVQLLIEKDIEIDGCDNNGWNALLYLSLHYSNENLIDIVDLLIHRGINVNCTNNYGNNALRYLCQYYSKDNLVSIVQLLLRNGIDVNCRNNYGNDALRYLCQYYSRDDLVAIIQLLIEHGIDLKIRNHEGWNALLTVCQYYLNDNLVDVVQLLIQHGIDVNGKNKDGWNALMLLCRYYANEHLIDIVQLLIEKGIDLNSRTLNGSNALLILCANYPKDNLIAIVKLLTRHGIDAHCKDSDGGNAVRYVRRWYKGANVLEITQLLINNGCICET; encoded by the exons ATGAAAGTGCAGTACGACGAAGATAACATTCTGGGCCGTGGGTGCTACTCCATCGTCTtccgcgggacttttaatcgcCAACCGGTGGCCGTCAAGAGAATCCAGTTGATTGACGCCAGAGGTAACGGAGAGGATGAAGCCGATTTGGCCAGTCTTCATCACCCGAACGTCGCCAAACTCTTACATTCAGAAAGCGACACGCATTTCAAGTACTACGCCCTGGAATTATGCGCCGCCTCGCTGGATCAGCTCTTCCTCAGCGATCAGGATCCCAAGAAATACCGCGGAGCGATGCCGCCCTACGATCTCATCGTCATACTCCAACTGGCCACCGGCCTCGAGTACATCCATTCCAAAGATCTGGTCCACGGCGACGTCCGCCCAGAAAATGTCTTGATCTCGGCGGGCACGGCCGGCAGCCGTCAGAGAGTTCTCCTGAAATGGGCCGATTTCGGACTGTGTCGGGCAGAAGAGACGAGCGAAAAATGGAAGAGATCCAACTGGGTGGCACCCGAAATGATTGATCAGGCAGAAAACGAAAGTCGTCGTCATATCCATCGACTAGTGCGGACGGATACCGTGGAGAGTGACATCTTCTCCGAAGGTTGCGTGTTCTTCTACTTCCTAATGGGCGGGATCCATCCGTTCGGTCCTCACTGGGAAATCACCTCGAACGTCGTCAAAAATAAACCcgtcaatttcaaaa aattGTTGAACGGACATTTTGCTCGTGCCATCATTCAGATGATGCTGGAACCGGAGCCGGAGGATCGTTTGACGTCGGCAGAAGTCGTCCAGCAGCTGAGCGTCATCATGAAGCCTCAAGAGGTGATGAATaatgattatgatgatgatgatgacgaacaG TTTCAACAAAGAGGACTAGAACTGTTGGAATTATGCGCCAACCCCGATCCGGATGTCGAACAAATTTGCCAGTTGATTGACGAAGGTGTCGACCTCAACTGCACCGGAGAAGAGGGCATGACGCCGTTGCTCTTGCTCTGCCGCTGGAACCAAACCGAACAACTTCACACCTGTCTAAAACTGCTGCTGGTCGAACGAAAGCATCAGTACACTCCGGTTGACGTCAATTGTCGCGACAATAACGGCTGGAACGCACTCCTATTCCTTTGCCGCCATTATCCCAGGGAAGACCTGTTTGAAATTGTCGATTTGCTTATCCGGCACGGCATCCAAGTCAATTGCAAGAACGAAGATGGGGAGAATgcccttctctttctctgccAATATTACTCCAACGACAATTTGATCGATATAGTCCAACTCTTGATCGAAAAAGATATCGAAATCGACGGCTGTGACAACAACGGCTGGAACGCCCTGCTTTACTTGTCCTTACattattccaatgaaaatttgatcGACATTGTCGATTTGCTCATTCACCGCGGCATCAACGTGAATTGCACCAACAACTACGGCAACAACGCTTTGCGCTACCTGTGCCAGTATTACTCCAAAGATAATTTAGTCAGCATTGTCCAGCTCTTGCTACGAAACGGCATCGACGTCAACTGCAGAAATAATTACGGAAACGACGCTCTCAGATACCTGTGCCAGTACTACAGCAGGGACGACCTGGTGGCCATCATTCAACTGTTGATTGAGCACGGGATCGACTTGAAGATCAGAAATCACGAAGGCTGGAACGCTCTTTTGACCGTGTGTCAGTATTATCTCAATGACAATCTTGTCGACGTCGTCCAATTGTTGATTCAGCACGGAATCGACGTCAACGGGAAGAACAAGGACGGCTGGAACGCTTTAATGCTGCTGTGTCGCTATTACGCCAATGAGCATTTGATTGACATTGTCCAGTTGCTCATTGAGAAAGGCATCGATTTGAACAGCAGAACATTGAACGGATCCAACGCCCTTTTAATTTTGTGTGCCAACTACCCGAAAGATAATTTGATCGCCATCGTGAAATTATTGACCCGACACGGGATTGACGCCCATTGCAAGGACAGTGATGGGGGCAATGCAGTCAGATACGTGCGACGCTGGTACAAAGGTGCCAACGTTTTGGAAATAACTCAATTGTTGATTAACAACGGTTGCATTTGCGAAACTTGA
- the LOC124193709 gene encoding cuticle protein 7-like, which yields MKSTIACLLVLAVAAQAQYFGYGAVPAAVPAAAYPVAYGYPSFSATQYHAQDELGQASFGYAHPGQAATNLRDGFGNQVGSYAYFNPEGKEVRVSYTADSRGFRVLSNNLPVAPVDNSVAPVQVQDTPEVAKAKADHAALVAAAKAAPVRARRQAHPFPAHVGVDQIGGAHPGPAHVGAGQIGGAHPGPAHVGAGQRGGAHPCPAFVAC from the exons ATGAAGTCCACG ATTGCTTGCCTGTTGGTGTTGGCTGTTGCCGCCCAAGCTCAGTATTTCGGATACGGTGCCGTGCCCGCTGCCGTTCCCGCTGCTGCTTATCCCGTCGCCTACGGCTACCCTTCTTTCTCCGCCACCCAGTACCACGCCCAGGACGAGCTCGGCCAGGCCAGCTTCGGCTACGCTCACCCCGGACAGGCCGCCACTAACCTCCGTGACGGTTTCGGCAACCAGGTCGGCAGCTACGCTTACTTCAACCCAGAAGGCAAGGAAGTCCGTGTCTCCTACACCGCCGACTCCCGAGGCTTCCGCGTCCTGTCCAACAAtttgcccgtcgctcccgtcGATAATTCGGTAGCGCCCGTCCAAGTCCAAGACACACCCGAAGTCGCCAAGGCCAAGGCCGATCACGCTGCCCTTGTCGCCGCTGCCAAGGCCGCCCCAGTCCGCGCTAGACGCCAAGCTCATCCATTCCCCGCCCATGTTGGTGTTGATCAAATCGGCGGTGCCCATCCCGGCCCTGCTCATGTTGGTGCCGGCCAGATTGGTGGTGCCCATCCCGGCCCTGCTCATGTCGGTGCTGGCCAACGTGGTGGAGCCCACCCTTGCCCAGCTTTCGTCGCTTGTTAA